The genomic segment GGTGCATATGTTTTGTATCTACAAGCTAGGATAGTTTGCGACAATCTCAAATAGAATCTTGTACTGCGACTCAATCAGAGACGCTAGACACAAAAAGTCAGCGACACGAAGGACGCTGACTTTTCGGTAATATGGGTTTTGGGTTTGAATATCGTTTTGCGCTGGTATCAACTACCAATAAAGTGTTTCGCTGCTCCCTTCTAGCACTTTCTGCTGTGGCGCATTGCCATCATAGGTCCATATCTCCACTAAAAATTGGCTAATATGTTCAGCACTGGTGAAGCTCAGTGACGCCTGACCGTTGGAAAGTGACTGTGAGGCAACTTTGCTGTCATAGTTAGCCGTCCAACTGCCTGATTCTCCCTGCTCAAATTCGGTGTAGACTGAGACAAAGGCGCGTTGGGTTAACTCATTACTCAAGTCCACATCTAAGGTAAAGTCAGTAAAAGGCTGATAGTCAAACTCATCCGGAACTTGCAGTTCTTGCATACTCACGACCACGGGTTCGATTACTTCAATCACTTCTTCAGTCGCTTCTTCAATAGCTGCAACTTCTGGCGCTGGATCAGGGCTCGCACTGGATTTACTGCCACCGCCACCGCTGCCACCGCACGCAGTTATCAAGCCGAGTGCCGCTATTAACATCATTACGTTTTTCATCGTTCTCTCCTAAGGTTGATAACATTTGCCAGGGGTGGCGAATTGAGATTGAAACCAGTTGAGTGACGCCGTGCCAGCTGATTCTGCGTACTGTGCAAAGTTGGGGTACGCCTCAACCAGATCGGTCCGTTCCGTTGGCCACTGCCACTCATCATTGATAAACAACGCCCAAGGAAGGTTACCGGCTGTTTTGAAATAGACATTGCTATCCGAATCGCTTACATCGCTGCCAAGCCCTGCGAACAGTTGCGCGTCAAACTGCTCGGTTGGTGCATAGTCGGGCAGATGTACTTCCCAGCTACGTCCCGGTGTCAAATAACCCTCGCCATGATAAAAACCGGGGGTGGCAAAGATAAACGGGTCATAAGGCATTGAGAGCAAACTTGCAGTGTCTGTCCCCTCAAGCATATTGATATGCAGCTCAAAGTTAAGCTGTACTGACTCTTGACCCATACAAGACACTAAGGTGCGATGGAATTCACAGCCTTGCGTTTTATACAGCGATGTATCCTCGCTAATGATAAAGATCGCTTCATTGGAGATCGCCTCTAAGCCACTCTGCTCAAGCGTAATACCGTTGTGGATCTGTCTGGTGGTGGCGGTATCGATCTGCGAGCGATTCAGTCCCTGTAAGCGCAAAGCAAAGCCATTGTGATAAGAAGCTCCCACCGCGCCCAGATAACCTTCGACTTTGGACTTAATCACTGACCCATTGCGCAGGATCTCTGTAATGCGATAGCGCACAACCACATCATTCATGTCGTAATCGGCGGTGTATGGCCAGTTGTCTTCAAACGCAACGGTCGCAAAACCTGTCGCATCAGGATAATGACGAATAGACAGCCCCTCTCCGGTCACTTCTAGCGTATGGTCCTCCACCTCACCCGAGGTCGAACCGCCATCGTAAGAGAGACCTTGTTGTTGGCTAAAACGAAAGCGACTCCAGGTTGAGCCTATCTGTGCGTCAATATCGGCAGTAAAGATCAGAGACTGATTGCCTTGCTCTATCCACTTATCCGCAAACACCTGCTCGCCTTGGTCAGCAAAGTCGCCGTCTTGATTCCAATCAATCCAAGCAGAGAGATAGCCTGACGTGGACGCATTCACCGCAATGATACTATCTAATCCCGGTTCAACGGCGGTGACAAAACCAATCCCGTTTTCATCATCTATGCCGGTTTCATCATCCCGTAGGTTGTACTCAAGACCATCTGACTCACCATCAGGCGCTGATGTTCCCAACCAAGTCACGCCGTCCAACTCATGCCTTGCACCGTTGTCGGTGAGCTTGGTGGCGTAGGTCACTGGGGCATCGCCAAAATCAATATTGGAGTCAGACCCGACTATCGGCGCATAGGCACAGCGTGCGCCGTCATTTTGATTCGAGTAAGGACCGTCGGCGAATTTCACCGCCGTGACATTTTCCGCCGTAGCATTACCTGCCGAAGCATTGCCCACCGAAGCATCGCCAGTTCCCAGATTCGCTTCCGTCAGGTCAATACGAT from the Vibrio hippocampi genome contains:
- a CDS encoding LruC domain-containing protein, whose product is MSKPTKPTSVKYGVAGVIATALLFHSHLSQADPFDTCPEKAYLFQSNPVQVYGVNLATGTTNLLQGDTGLDANINGVGFDFDNRYLYGYDTSNRQLVRLNKEFKAQTLNTTGLPTGHTFYVGDVHNSVYYLYRKGKGLFTVDLSPLEADPLATLTVNQVSSRAVVNLTDMAFNPVDDKLYGVDNNSGLLYEFDPTTGQESLVGDTGQLGTFGAGYFDVDGYYYVSRNQDGQIYRIDLTEANLGTGDASVGNASAGNATAENVTAVKFADGPYSNQNDGARCAYAPIVGSDSNIDFGDAPVTYATKLTDNGARHELDGVTWLGTSAPDGESDGLEYNLRDDETGIDDENGIGFVTAVEPGLDSIIAVNASTSGYLSAWIDWNQDGDFADQGEQVFADKWIEQGNQSLIFTADIDAQIGSTWSRFRFSQQQGLSYDGGSTSGEVEDHTLEVTGEGLSIRHYPDATGFATVAFEDNWPYTADYDMNDVVVRYRITEILRNGSVIKSKVEGYLGAVGASYHNGFALRLQGLNRSQIDTATTRQIHNGITLEQSGLEAISNEAIFIISEDTSLYKTQGCEFHRTLVSCMGQESVQLNFELHINMLEGTDTASLLSMPYDPFIFATPGFYHGEGYLTPGRSWEVHLPDYAPTEQFDAQLFAGLGSDVSDSDSNVYFKTAGNLPWALFINDEWQWPTERTDLVEAYPNFAQYAESAGTASLNWFQSQFATPGKCYQP